The Oncorhynchus keta strain PuntledgeMale-10-30-2019 unplaced genomic scaffold, Oket_V2 Un_contig_6502_pilon_pilon, whole genome shotgun sequence genome contains the following window.
TATCATCCTTGAGGATGTGCCGACTTTCCTTGAGGTACACTTTTCAGAAAGCTTTTGGTTTTATGTTTGAAAAGTATCCCACATATTCATTCTGAAAATCTTTGTTGTCTGCTTTAGGAGCCCACTGGTAATTGGCAGCTGATACCGATTAGGTTCAGCCCCTGTACTGTGGGCCTGTTGTGATCAGGGTAAGAgaaccacacacagtcacatcaccGTTACAATGTTTGCTGTTTCTAAcctgaatgtactgtaatgtcaCCCCCTCTTGTGCAGAACAATGCCGGTCCGGTGGCTAAAGCCTGGAGAACTTTCCAGTTCATCAGCCCCTCTATCACCTACATGCGTGGGGATCCCAGGTATGTGTCTTTAACTATCTAGTCTTAATCTACATTGTCAGAGTCATGTGATCAAGATGGAAATATGTTACAGCGATGGCTGatgttgttttgttgatgttacTTGTCGTTTCTCTCCACAGCAGGTGGTGGTGAGGATGCACCATGTGAGTAGGGTTCGAGGCCTGGAGACTCAACTGGTGTGGGCCATCTCCAAGGAGACAGCCAGGCTTAGTCCAGAGGGCATCCCCTACTGTGCCACCAAGGTGCAGTCCGTCACTTGGATCCAGGTAAGATGTAAATACTAGTGAAATAGTATTAGATTAGGCTCTTCTTCACTTATTCCATTTGGCCTTAACATGTCGTCTCTGTCAGTATGTGGCTGGCAGGGTGACCCAGTATGCGTCTCACCTCCGCCACGAGACGTCTGTGGACGGACGTTTGGCTGCTACCAGGTAAATAAAAGTTTTCCTATGTATATAGAATACCaattagtgagcatttttccatTAGATCTGCTCTGTTTTCTAATAACGTGTGTGTGGTAaacagttgtgttgtgtgtgtttttggagcAGCAGACTGATGTCTCGGTGGTGTACGCCACTCTCCACACGGGGCTGGATGGGCTGCTCTCCTCCTCGTGGGGGTCGGAGGCTGCCTCCGTCTCTACGCCCACCAATCAGCAGTTCACTGAGCCAGAGCCTGAGGGCCACAACTGCTATGAGGTC
Protein-coding sequences here:
- the LOC127925911 gene encoding uncharacterized protein LOC127925911; this translates as MHHVSRVRGLETQLVWAISKETARLSPEGIPYCATKVQSVTWIQYVAGRVTQYASHLRHETSVDGRLAATSRLMSRWCTPLSTRGWMGCSPPRGGRRLPPSLRPPISSSLSQSLRATTAMRSDPLPYHQRVGPWPRLVSLRQAFTTLLGSTLGRNHLFVAGKGLMGALVQAHHMDEVFEFIRAYNDFVDYLSDPPRRLTLRGAG